One window of Papaver somniferum cultivar HN1 chromosome 9, ASM357369v1, whole genome shotgun sequence genomic DNA carries:
- the LOC113314184 gene encoding uncharacterized protein LOC113314184 isoform X1, protein MGKKKRGNSEGAGTSSGTQTGNQDNTEENDDQKLLELLGGISFVNKPLIILSLWDTSRLERKWYSIVRGVNRSLLIEDVASFDNSNLSAVSTSIISDTYILHCHGGASKDGIAQKQNLSYDILKKEWSTSHDLKFAGCGHISFASKLGGSCLIGGSGSITSGEHFALSKGGYLSTAVGVIHGLPANSSVSSFAYHVKKDELYLWTEGARYYTYYTASNKWIDGSSSNSMFSKSPQNIQSYFIGNNMISVLEDEIWLYDLKDGEWSKGIKLPIPPKTEEKIHLCLVDSSLYVHCMHAKWGNSTVLCIQLSTERSRYLTVHCLTCWRIQDYQPLPLCEYSLTLLIILMDLHSFFY, encoded by the exons ATGGGAAAGAAAAAGAGGGGAAATTCTGAGG GTGCTGGTACTTCTTCTGGTACTCAGACTGGCAATCAA GATAATACTGAGGAGAATGATGATCAAAAGCTTTTGGAATTGTTGGGAGGTATATCATTTGTTAACAAACCATTGATAATCCTTTCTCTATGGGATACATCTAGATTAGAGAGGAAATGGTATAGTATTGTAAGAGGGGTTAATAGAAGTCTATTGATAGAAGATGTCGCAAGCTTTGATAACTCAAATCTATCTGCTGTATCTACTTCCATCATTTCAGATACTTATATTCTACACTGTCATGGTGGTGCTAGTAAAGATGGCATAGCACAAAAACAAAACTTGTCATATGATATTCTAAAGAAGGAATGGTCAACATCCCATGATCTTAAATTTGCTGGCTGTGGTCATATTTCGTTTGCTTCAAAACTTGGGGGTAGTTGTCTTATAGGAGGTAGTGGAAGTATTACATCCGGAGAACATTTTGCTTTGTCTAAAGGAGGATATTTAAGTACAGCAGTTGGTGTGATTCATGGATTACCAGCGAATTCATCTGTCTCTTCATTTGCTTACCACGTGAAAAAAGATGAGCTATACTTATGGACTGAGGGAGCACGTTATTATACGTATTATACCGCGTCAAATAAATGGATTGATGGATCTTCTTCGAATTCGATGTTCTCAAAAAGTCCTCAGAATATTCAGTCGTATTTTATTGGTAACAATATGATATCCGTGTTAGAGGATGAAATATGGTTGTATGATTTGAAAGATGGCGAGTGGTCTAAAGGTATAAAATTACCCATTCCTCCAAAAACCGAAGAGAAGATACATCTCTGTCTTGTGGACTCGAGTCTTTATGTGCACTGTATGCATGCAAAATGGGGAAACTCAACTGTTTTATGTATTCAGTTGAGCACGGAAAGATCTCGTTACTTAACGGTGCACTGTTTAACGTGTTGGAGAATTCAAGATTATCAACCGCTTCCCCTCTGTGAGTATTCTCTTACCTTACTTATTATATTAATGGACTTACATTCTTTTTTTTACTAG
- the LOC113314184 gene encoding uncharacterized protein LOC113314184 isoform X2, which produces MGKKKRGNSEGAGTSSGTQTGNQDNTEENDDQKLLELLGGISFVNKPLIILSLWDTSRLERKWYSIVRGVNRSLLIEDVASFDNSNLSAVSTSIISDTYILHCHGGASKDGIAQKQNLSYDILKKEWSTSHDLKFAGCGHISFASKLGGSCLIGGSGSITSGEHFALSKGGYLSTAVGVIHGLPANSSVSSFAYHVKKDELYLWTEGARYYTYYTASNKWIDGSSSNSMFSKSPQNIQSYFIGNNMISVLEDEIWLYDLKDGEWSKGIKLPIPPKTEEKIHLCLVDSSLYVHCMHAKWGNSTVLCIQLSTERSRYLTVHCLTCWRIQDYQPLPL; this is translated from the exons ATGGGAAAGAAAAAGAGGGGAAATTCTGAGG GTGCTGGTACTTCTTCTGGTACTCAGACTGGCAATCAA GATAATACTGAGGAGAATGATGATCAAAAGCTTTTGGAATTGTTGGGAGGTATATCATTTGTTAACAAACCATTGATAATCCTTTCTCTATGGGATACATCTAGATTAGAGAGGAAATGGTATAGTATTGTAAGAGGGGTTAATAGAAGTCTATTGATAGAAGATGTCGCAAGCTTTGATAACTCAAATCTATCTGCTGTATCTACTTCCATCATTTCAGATACTTATATTCTACACTGTCATGGTGGTGCTAGTAAAGATGGCATAGCACAAAAACAAAACTTGTCATATGATATTCTAAAGAAGGAATGGTCAACATCCCATGATCTTAAATTTGCTGGCTGTGGTCATATTTCGTTTGCTTCAAAACTTGGGGGTAGTTGTCTTATAGGAGGTAGTGGAAGTATTACATCCGGAGAACATTTTGCTTTGTCTAAAGGAGGATATTTAAGTACAGCAGTTGGTGTGATTCATGGATTACCAGCGAATTCATCTGTCTCTTCATTTGCTTACCACGTGAAAAAAGATGAGCTATACTTATGGACTGAGGGAGCACGTTATTATACGTATTATACCGCGTCAAATAAATGGATTGATGGATCTTCTTCGAATTCGATGTTCTCAAAAAGTCCTCAGAATATTCAGTCGTATTTTATTGGTAACAATATGATATCCGTGTTAGAGGATGAAATATGGTTGTATGATTTGAAAGATGGCGAGTGGTCTAAAGGTATAAAATTACCCATTCCTCCAAAAACCGAAGAGAAGATACATCTCTGTCTTGTGGACTCGAGTCTTTATGTGCACTGTATGCATGCAAAATGGGGAAACTCAACTGTTTTATGTATTCAGTTGAGCACGGAAAGATCTCGTTACTTAACGGTGCACTGTTTAACGTGTTGGAGAATTCAAGATTATCAACCGCTTCCCCTCT AA